In Hoeflea ulvae, one genomic interval encodes:
- a CDS encoding GFA family protein: MTAAGVGISGGCLCGQTRYRAEGPVLFCLLCYCMDCQKASGTGHVPIMGVPRSGFSVTGPAIASATPGGSGLMAVRNHCGKCHSLLFGTPEAAPDLVTIYAGSLDTNEMFVPEKAQFTRARQAWDLVPAGLPAYQEAAP; encoded by the coding sequence ATGACGGCGGCTGGCGTGGGCATATCCGGCGGCTGCCTGTGCGGACAGACCCGCTACCGGGCCGAGGGGCCCGTGCTCTTCTGCCTGCTGTGTTACTGCATGGATTGCCAGAAGGCCTCCGGGACGGGCCATGTCCCGATCATGGGCGTGCCCAGATCGGGCTTTTCGGTGACAGGCCCCGCCATCGCCTCCGCGACCCCCGGCGGCAGCGGCCTGATGGCGGTCAGGAACCACTGCGGCAAGTGTCACAGCCTGCTGTTCGGCACCCCTGAGGCTGCTCCGGACCTTGTCACCATCTATGCCGGGAGCCTCGACACGAACGAGATGTTCGTGCCGGAGAAAGCCCAGTTCACGCGCGCCCGGCAGGCCTGGGACTTAGTGCCTGCCGGGCTGCCCGCCTATCAGGAGGCGGCGCCATGA
- a CDS encoding glycoside hydrolase family 43 protein yields the protein MSAIINPILPGFNPDPSICRAGPDYYIATSTFEWYPGVQIHHSTDLVNWRLVGRPLDRASQLDMRGNPDSCGIWAPCLSHADGLFWLVYTDVKRLDGNFKDSHNYIVTAPDIAGPWSDPVYVNSSGFDPSLFHDDDGRKWFVNMVWNHRSNSIGGSPKHPAFAGILVQEYDAQAGKLIGEPENIFQGSPHGLVEGAHLFKRKAWYYLTVAEGGTGYDHAVTMARSRTLTGPYELHPDIFLMTSKDTPDAPLQRAGHGQMVETPGGAVYHTHLCSRPLPGTRRSPLGRETGLQKCVWGEDGWLRQAQGGLVPALKVDAPDPASRKRSSEPVRRTFDGTELPPEFQWLRTPLPERIFSLTGSALRLIARESIGSWFEQSLVARRQEHLHFRAETTLSFAPQNFQQAAGLVHYYNRHKFHFLAVTWHEDLGRVLTILSCPGDWPDGRLQFPLDPPVLLPVDGAVELAMEIDGADLQFFYRIPGSDWTQVGPVLDASVISDEGGRGEHASFTGAFAGMAAFDTSGDAISADFTQFTYIPEDA from the coding sequence ATGAGCGCGATCATCAATCCGATTCTGCCCGGCTTCAATCCGGACCCGTCGATCTGTCGGGCAGGACCGGATTATTACATCGCCACCTCGACCTTCGAATGGTATCCCGGCGTGCAGATCCATCACTCGACGGATCTGGTCAATTGGCGGCTTGTCGGCCGCCCGCTTGATCGCGCCAGCCAGCTCGACATGCGCGGCAACCCGGATTCCTGCGGCATCTGGGCGCCCTGCCTGTCGCATGCCGACGGCCTGTTCTGGCTGGTCTATACCGACGTCAAGCGGCTCGACGGCAATTTCAAGGACAGCCACAACTACATCGTCACCGCGCCCGACATCGCCGGTCCGTGGTCGGATCCGGTCTATGTCAATTCCTCGGGCTTCGATCCCTCGCTGTTTCATGATGATGACGGCCGCAAATGGTTCGTCAACATGGTCTGGAACCACCGCTCCAACTCGATCGGCGGCAGTCCCAAGCACCCGGCATTCGCCGGCATCCTGGTGCAGGAATATGATGCGCAAGCGGGCAAACTCATTGGTGAGCCGGAGAACATCTTCCAGGGCAGCCCGCACGGGCTGGTCGAAGGCGCGCATCTGTTCAAGCGGAAAGCCTGGTATTATCTCACCGTGGCCGAAGGCGGCACCGGCTATGATCACGCCGTCACCATGGCGCGCTCGCGCACCTTGACCGGCCCGTATGAGCTGCACCCCGACATTTTCCTGATGACCTCGAAGGACACGCCCGACGCGCCGCTGCAGCGCGCCGGCCATGGCCAGATGGTCGAGACACCCGGCGGCGCGGTCTATCACACCCATCTGTGTTCGCGGCCATTGCCCGGAACCCGCCGCTCGCCGCTCGGCCGCGAGACCGGGCTGCAGAAATGCGTCTGGGGCGAGGATGGCTGGCTGCGTCAGGCCCAGGGCGGTCTTGTGCCGGCTTTAAAGGTGGATGCGCCCGACCCGGCCAGCCGCAAGCGGTCCTCAGAGCCGGTGCGACGGACGTTTGATGGCACGGAATTGCCGCCGGAATTCCAGTGGCTGCGCACACCTTTGCCGGAGCGGATCTTTTCGCTCACCGGCTCGGCGCTGCGGCTGATTGCGCGCGAATCCATCGGCAGCTGGTTCGAGCAGTCGCTGGTGGCCCGCAGGCAGGAGCATCTGCATTTCCGCGCCGAGACAACGCTCTCCTTCGCGCCGCAAAATTTCCAGCAGGCGGCCGGACTGGTGCATTATTACAACCGCCACAAGTTCCATTTCCTGGCCGTCACCTGGCATGAGGATCTGGGCCGCGTTCTCACCATCCTGAGCTGCCCCGGAGACTGGCCGGATGGCCGCCTGCAGTTCCCGCTCGATCCGCCGGTGCTGCTGCCGGTCGATGGCGCGGTCGAACTTGCCATGGAGATCGACGGCGCCGATTTGCAGTTCTTCTACAGGATCCCCGGCTCTGACTGGACGCAGGTCGGCCCCGTGCTCGACGCCAGCGTGATTTCTGACGAGGGCGGACGCGGCGAGCATGCCTCGTTCACCGGCGCCTTCGCCGGAATGGCGGCCTTCGACACTTCCGGCGATGCGATTTCCGCCGATTTCACACAATTCACCTATATCCCCGAGGACGCGTGA
- a CDS encoding TolB family protein, with protein MRSELCIYQLASGAVEQVLATGQLIEAPNWTPDGASLVVNGDGRMFRVPLEAPELLPIDTGHAVNCNNDHGISPDGSQLVISDSTDTGQSCIWVLPIAGGAPRRITGQVPSWWHGWSPDGTTLAYVGRRDGKFGIYTIEVEGGDETLLIAGGGHYDGPDYSPDGTWIWFNSDRGGSMDLWRIPACGGAAEQMTDDDRVNWFPHPAPDGNSVLYLSYQPGTDGHPRDRDVELRLFDPASGTVRPLLALFGGQGSINVPCWSPDGARFAFVRYRPADA; from the coding sequence ATGCGCAGCGAGTTGTGCATCTATCAGCTCGCCAGCGGCGCGGTGGAACAGGTGCTGGCAACCGGCCAATTGATCGAGGCGCCGAACTGGACCCCGGATGGCGCGTCGCTGGTCGTCAATGGCGATGGCCGCATGTTCCGGGTTCCGCTTGAGGCGCCGGAGCTTCTGCCGATCGACACCGGCCATGCGGTCAATTGCAACAATGATCACGGCATCTCGCCCGACGGCAGCCAACTGGTGATCAGCGATTCGACTGATACCGGCCAGTCCTGCATCTGGGTGCTGCCCATCGCCGGCGGCGCGCCCCGCCGCATTACCGGTCAGGTCCCTTCCTGGTGGCATGGCTGGTCGCCCGACGGCACGACGCTTGCCTATGTCGGCCGTCGCGACGGCAAGTTCGGCATCTACACCATAGAGGTCGAGGGAGGCGACGAGACCCTGCTGATCGCCGGCGGCGGCCATTATGACGGCCCGGATTACTCGCCCGACGGCACCTGGATCTGGTTCAATTCCGACCGCGGCGGCAGCATGGATCTGTGGCGGATACCCGCCTGCGGCGGCGCGGCGGAACAGATGACCGATGACGACCGCGTCAACTGGTTCCCGCATCCCGCACCAGATGGCAACTCGGTGCTCTATCTAAGCTATCAGCCCGGGACAGATGGCCATCCGCGCGACCGCGATGTCGAATTGCGGCTGTTTGATCCGGCCAGCGGCACGGTGCGCCCATTGCTGGCGCTGTTTGGCGGTCAGGGCAGCATCAATGTGCCGTGCTGGTCGCCCGACGGCGCGCGCTTCGCCTTTGTCCGCTACCGGCCGGCAGACGCCTGA
- a CDS encoding SlyX family protein yields the protein MTDPVELRLVKLEELVAHQSTAIEDLSRQLADQWKLTQRLRDEYDQLTNRFEEVEEAALGSQQPQKPPHW from the coding sequence ATGACCGATCCGGTGGAACTGCGCCTGGTCAAGCTTGAAGAACTGGTGGCCCATCAATCCACCGCGATCGAGGATCTGTCGCGGCAACTGGCCGACCAGTGGAAGCTGACCCAGAGGCTGCGCGACGAATATGACCAGCTGACCAACCGGTTCGAAGAGGTCGAGGAAGCAGCACTCGGCTCGCAGCAGCCGCAAAAGCCGCCGCACTGGTAA
- a CDS encoding acyl-CoA thioesterase has translation MTRTPPPTRAGFAEFAELQTRWADNDMYGHMNNVVHYQLFDTAINQWLIEKGLLDPLKGAIVGLVVETGCRYHAEAMFPDRIAAGLAVARLGGSSVTYKIALFRNDEDTAFADGRFVHVYVDRATRRPVPLPDTWRRTLEEIAQ, from the coding sequence ATGACACGCACTCCACCTCCCACGCGCGCCGGTTTTGCCGAGTTTGCCGAGCTCCAGACCCGCTGGGCCGACAACGACATGTATGGCCACATGAACAATGTGGTGCATTACCAGCTGTTCGATACCGCCATCAATCAATGGCTGATCGAAAAAGGCCTGCTTGACCCGCTCAAGGGCGCAATTGTCGGGCTGGTGGTTGAGACCGGTTGCCGCTATCACGCCGAGGCGATGTTTCCCGACCGGATCGCTGCCGGACTTGCGGTGGCGCGGCTTGGCGGCTCGTCGGTGACCTACAAAATCGCGCTGTTTCGCAATGACGAGGACACAGCATTTGCCGATGGCCGTTTTGTCCATGTCTACGTGGATCGCGCCACACGACGCCCTGTCCCGCTGCCCGACACCTGGCGCCGGACGCTAGAGGAGATTGCCCAATGA
- a CDS encoding ABC transporter permease encodes MSAPYAKLPAWVDYGLIPLINLVVAFLVAGLVVLAVGQSPLRAASLLIEGAFGYGEGIGFTLYYATNFIFTGLAVAVAFHCGLFNIGGEGQAYVAGLGVVLPCLWLDQFAPWYVIFPVAILGSALAGGAWALIPGWLQAKRGSHVVITTIMFNFIASSLMVYVLVDVLKPAGSMAPQTRKFAENGQLPRMDWLLSPFGLDIGGAPFNLSFLLALVAAFVVWLVIWRTKLGYEIRTMGHSPSAAVYAGIREHRIIIITMMMSGALAGMMALNPIMGDQHSMQLDFVGGAGFVGIAVALMGRSHPAGIIPAAILFGMLYQGGAEISFEMPEISRDMITIIQGLVILFAGAMENMFRPAITTFFATLGSVRADKPQPAAE; translated from the coding sequence ATGAGTGCGCCCTATGCAAAATTGCCCGCATGGGTGGACTACGGACTGATTCCGCTGATCAATCTCGTCGTGGCCTTTCTGGTCGCGGGGCTCGTGGTGCTGGCTGTCGGCCAGAGCCCGCTGCGCGCCGCAAGCCTGCTGATCGAGGGCGCCTTCGGCTATGGCGAAGGCATCGGTTTCACGCTTTACTATGCCACCAATTTCATCTTCACCGGCCTTGCGGTCGCGGTCGCCTTTCATTGCGGCCTGTTCAATATCGGCGGCGAGGGCCAGGCCTATGTCGCGGGTCTCGGCGTGGTGCTGCCCTGCCTCTGGCTTGACCAGTTCGCCCCCTGGTATGTGATCTTTCCGGTCGCCATCCTCGGCTCGGCGCTGGCCGGCGGGGCCTGGGCGCTGATCCCGGGCTGGCTGCAGGCCAAGCGCGGCAGCCATGTGGTGATCACCACCATCATGTTCAATTTCATCGCCTCGAGCCTGATGGTCTATGTGCTGGTTGATGTGCTCAAGCCGGCCGGTTCGATGGCGCCGCAAACCCGCAAATTTGCCGAAAACGGCCAATTGCCGCGGATGGACTGGCTGCTCTCGCCCTTCGGTCTCGATATCGGCGGCGCGCCCTTCAACCTGTCATTCCTGCTGGCGCTGGTTGCCGCCTTTGTCGTCTGGCTGGTGATCTGGCGCACCAAGCTTGGCTATGAAATCCGCACCATGGGCCACAGCCCCTCGGCCGCCGTCTATGCCGGTATCCGCGAACACCGCATCATCATCATCACCATGATGATGTCGGGCGCGCTGGCCGGCATGATGGCGCTCAACCCGATCATGGGCGACCAGCATTCCATGCAGCTCGATTTTGTCGGCGGCGCCGGCTTTGTCGGCATTGCCGTGGCGCTGATGGGCCGGTCGCATCCCGCCGGCATCATCCCCGCAGCCATCCTGTTCGGCATGCTCTACCAGGGCGGCGCCGAGATCTCCTTCGAGATGCCGGAGATTTCCCGCGACATGATCACCATCATCCAGGGCCTTGTAATCCTGTTTGCCGGTGCGATGGAAAACATGTTCCGGCCGGCCATCACCACGTTTTTTGCAACTCTGGGGTCGGTCCGTGCCGACAAGCCCCAGCCGGCGGCTGAGTAG